In Sedimentibacter sp. MB31-C6, one genomic interval encodes:
- a CDS encoding transposase yields the protein MINYNRLAYELKRDISNFSNKISTGLKRPKIKFLTQMIYGLLEGNKTHLSEIARSLKESITLKKTIERLSRNLHDFDDGDQVMENYVDIVKQNIKDDYSVIVVDNSDIAKPCSKKLEALADVRDGSTGKIVKGYQTIEAAVLTSNRKMPLPVYEKVFSAEEKGFISETHENIKCLKSLSENFGNKCIRTLDRGFDANEYFRYFIKNKERFVIRIKMNRNVIYNDKTQNVLDVVSKYKGNYCLKFKGKNKKNIDCKISYIPVSLCEFPKQELTLIVVYGFGQIPMMLLTNLKSSEKKKISLIVTKVYLTRWRIEEYFKFKKQQFDFEDIRVWSLKSIRNFNLFATITVGYIGIMTSEKADSIFFKELKECSKRIYDIPKFIYYAIGYAIESILVKTKVGIQSFIPKNIKSQQFDIFNYFKLVAS from the coding sequence ATGATTAATTATAACAGATTAGCTTATGAATTAAAACGGGATATTTCAAATTTTTCAAATAAAATTTCTACTGGTTTAAAACGTCCTAAAATAAAGTTCTTAACACAGATGATTTACGGTTTACTCGAAGGAAATAAAACTCATTTAAGTGAAATTGCACGTTCTTTAAAAGAATCTATAACTCTTAAAAAAACTATTGAACGTTTGTCAAGAAATCTTCATGATTTTGATGATGGTGATCAGGTTATGGAAAATTATGTTGATATAGTTAAACAAAATATTAAAGATGATTATTCTGTAATTGTCGTTGATAATTCAGACATAGCAAAACCATGCAGTAAAAAGTTAGAAGCTTTAGCTGACGTACGTGACGGTAGTACCGGTAAAATAGTAAAGGGGTACCAAACAATCGAAGCTGCTGTATTAACTTCTAATAGAAAAATGCCTCTTCCCGTTTATGAAAAAGTATTTTCAGCAGAAGAAAAGGGATTTATCAGTGAAACTCATGAAAATATTAAATGTTTAAAGTCACTTAGCGAAAATTTTGGAAACAAATGCATAAGGACATTAGATAGAGGCTTTGATGCAAATGAATATTTTAGATATTTTATTAAGAATAAAGAACGTTTTGTAATACGTATAAAAATGAATCGTAATGTTATCTATAATGATAAAACTCAAAATGTTCTTGATGTAGTTAGTAAGTATAAAGGTAATTATTGTTTAAAATTCAAGGGAAAAAATAAAAAAAATATTGACTGTAAAATTAGTTATATCCCTGTTAGTTTATGCGAATTTCCAAAACAAGAATTAACCTTAATAGTAGTTTACGGTTTTGGACAGATTCCTATGATGTTACTTACAAATTTAAAATCATCTGAAAAGAAAAAGATATCGCTTATAGTAACTAAAGTGTATTTAACGAGATGGCGTATTGAAGAATATTTTAAGTTCAAAAAACAGCAGTTTGATTTTGAAGATATTAGAGTTTGGTCTTTAAAATCTATACGTAATTTTAATCTATTTGCAACTATTACTGTTGGGTACATTGGTATAATGACATCTGAAAAAGCTGATAGTATATTTTTTAAAGAACTTAAGGAATGTTCAAAGAGAATTTATGACATTCCTAAGTTTATTTACTATGCCATTGGCTATGCTATAGAAAGTATTTTAGTTAAAACTAAAGTTGGAATTCAAAGCTTTATACCTAAAAACATTAAATCACAACAATTTGATATCTTCAACTACTTTAAATTAGTGGCTTCATAA
- a CDS encoding dihydroorotate dehydrogenase, with protein MANLKTKVMGIEFKNPILAASGTFGFGEEYSQIYDISILGGICSKGLTLNPKQGNKGTRLWETPMGLINSIGLQNPGVDIFIKEELPKMKSFNTIIIANLGGNTEEEYLEGISKLNNTDVDLIELNISCPNVKSGGMAFGVKSDIAHKIVSKVKKNCNKPLMVKLSPNAENISEMAIACEAAGADSISLINTVKAMAIDIKKRKPVFDNIYAGLSGPCVKPIALRMVHEVVKSVNIPVCGLGGIMSSRDVIEFIMVGATLVQIGTSNFIKPDIAVDIIDGVSEFMDIEGINSLDEIRGII; from the coding sequence ATGGCTAACTTAAAGACTAAAGTAATGGGTATAGAATTTAAGAATCCAATATTAGCAGCTTCAGGGACCTTTGGATTTGGAGAGGAATACTCTCAAATTTATGATATATCAATTTTAGGTGGCATTTGTAGCAAGGGTCTCACATTGAATCCTAAACAAGGAAATAAGGGAACAAGGTTATGGGAAACACCTATGGGTCTTATTAATAGTATTGGTCTTCAGAATCCAGGTGTAGATATATTTATAAAAGAAGAGCTGCCAAAAATGAAGTCTTTTAATACAATTATTATTGCAAACCTTGGTGGAAATACAGAAGAAGAGTATCTAGAAGGTATATCAAAGTTAAATAATACAGACGTTGACTTAATTGAGTTAAATATTTCTTGTCCAAATGTAAAAAGTGGTGGTATGGCCTTTGGAGTAAAAAGTGATATTGCACATAAAATAGTATCAAAAGTCAAAAAGAATTGCAACAAACCACTAATGGTAAAGTTATCACCAAATGCTGAAAATATATCAGAAATGGCAATAGCTTGTGAAGCAGCAGGAGCAGATTCCATATCTTTGATAAACACAGTAAAAGCAATGGCTATAGATATAAAAAAAAGAAAACCAGTCTTTGATAATATATATGCAGGATTATCAGGTCCTTGTGTAAAACCAATTGCTCTTCGCATGGTTCATGAAGTAGTAAAATCTGTTAATATACCAGTGTGTGGCTTAGGAGGAATTATGAGTTCAAGGGATGTTATAGAATTCATAATGGTAGGAGCAACACTTGTACAAATAGGTACATCAAATTTTATTAAACCAGATATCGCTGTTGATATAATAGATGGAGTATCTGAGTTCATGGATATAGAAGGAATTAATAGTTTAGATGAAATAAGAGGGATAATATAA
- the pyrE gene encoding orotate phosphoribosyltransferase, protein MSTDVVKILKECNALLEGHFLLSSGKHSDRYCQCAKLLQYPDKSEEVISLVADKVKELGIDVIVGPAMGGITAAYELGRQLNIRAIFTERENNVMTLRRGFEINQGEKILIMEDVVTTGKSSMETAKILEEYGGKVVGIGCIVDRKVSKIELPLYSAVEIKFETYEPNNCPLCGNGSVPVKPGSRKF, encoded by the coding sequence ATGAGTACTGATGTAGTTAAAATATTAAAAGAATGCAATGCACTGTTAGAAGGACATTTTTTATTATCTTCTGGTAAACATAGTGATAGATATTGTCAATGTGCTAAATTATTACAATATCCAGACAAATCTGAAGAGGTAATTTCACTTGTTGCAGATAAAGTTAAGGAACTGGGTATAGACGTAATTGTTGGTCCTGCAATGGGTGGTATAACAGCAGCATATGAATTAGGTAGACAATTAAATATAAGAGCAATATTTACAGAAAGAGAAAATAATGTTATGACATTAAGACGAGGTTTTGAAATAAATCAAGGTGAAAAAATTTTAATTATGGAAGATGTAGTTACTACTGGAAAATCATCTATGGAAACTGCTAAAATATTAGAAGAGTACGGTGGAAAGGTAGTAGGTATAGGTTGTATTGTAGATAGGAAAGTAAGTAAAATAGAATTACCTTTATACAGTGCAGTAGAGATAAAATTTGAAACATATGAACCAAATAATTGTCCATTATGTGGAAATGGTTCAGTACCAGTAAAACCAGGTAGTCGTAAGTTTTAA
- a CDS encoding helix-turn-helix domain-containing protein, producing MIGEKIRTIRKRKNLTIVEVSEKINVTPGYISQIERDLISPSLAVLRRLSDALDVSLSDLFNDETQDDVVTILEKGRTKVKFGNINVELEFITPILKNKSKSANLEAFLFKLPSKTWLSEQKILHEAKECIYVLKGKIECHICDKIYTISKGDSICVSENNEHLIFNCDNDETEALCIISPAIHL from the coding sequence TTGATTGGTGAAAAAATAAGAACTATTAGAAAAAGAAAAAATTTGACTATCGTAGAGGTATCTGAAAAAATTAATGTTACTCCAGGTTATATATCACAAATTGAAAGAGATCTTATTTCGCCTTCTCTGGCAGTTTTAAGAAGATTATCAGATGCTTTGGATGTTTCATTATCTGATTTATTTAATGATGAAACACAAGATGATGTAGTTACAATTTTAGAAAAAGGACGAACTAAAGTTAAGTTTGGTAATATTAATGTTGAATTAGAATTTATAACACCTATCTTAAAAAATAAAAGTAAATCTGCAAATTTAGAAGCATTTTTATTTAAATTACCATCAAAAACCTGGCTTAGTGAACAAAAAATATTACATGAGGCAAAAGAATGTATTTATGTTTTAAAGGGAAAAATAGAATGTCATATATGTGATAAAATTTACACAATATCAAAAGGAGACAGTATTTGTGTTTCTGAAAATAATGAGCATTTGATTTTTAACTGTGATAATGACGAAACTGAAGCGTTGTGTATAATCTCACCTGCAATACATTTATAA
- the serS gene encoding serine--tRNA ligase has protein sequence MLDIKRIRNNSREVENLLKRRNPDLSLDKILKLDKERRKKLVETENMKAEQNKVSKQIPMMKKEGKDVTLILQNMKELAGKVKAKDNELKEIDDKIEQELLTIPNIPNPDIILGLSDENNKEVRKWGEPTKFNFEPKTHWDLGVDLNILDFERATKITGTRFSMFKGVGARFERAIIAYMLDKHTLDHGFTEIAPPLIVNRESMIGTGQLPKFEEDMFKLNQKDYYLIPTAEVPVTNIYRNEVLDEESLPVYMTAYTPCFRAEAGSAGRDTRGLIRNHQFDKVEMVMYSTPEESYKKLEVLTGFAEEILKGLGLPYRVVELCTGDIGFSSAKTYDLEVWMPSYNRYVEISSCSNFEDFQARRANIKFRPKNKGKLEFIHTLNGSGLAVGRTFAAILENYQQEDGTIIIPEALRPYMRGIEKI, from the coding sequence ATGTTAGATATTAAAAGAATTAGAAATAATTCACGAGAAGTAGAAAATTTATTAAAAAGAAGAAATCCAGATTTAAGCCTTGATAAAATTTTAAAATTAGACAAAGAAAGAAGAAAAAAGCTTGTTGAAACAGAAAATATGAAGGCTGAGCAAAACAAAGTATCTAAACAAATACCAATGATGAAAAAGGAAGGAAAGGATGTTACATTAATACTTCAAAATATGAAAGAGCTTGCTGGAAAAGTAAAAGCTAAAGATAATGAGTTAAAAGAAATCGATGATAAAATAGAACAAGAACTATTAACTATTCCAAACATACCAAATCCAGATATAATACTTGGTTTATCAGATGAAAATAATAAGGAAGTTAGAAAATGGGGAGAGCCTACAAAATTTAATTTTGAACCAAAAACTCATTGGGATTTGGGAGTTGATTTAAATATTTTAGATTTTGAAAGAGCAACGAAAATTACTGGAACTCGTTTTTCTATGTTTAAAGGAGTTGGAGCAAGATTTGAAAGAGCGATAATAGCATATATGTTAGATAAACATACATTAGATCATGGATTTACGGAAATAGCACCGCCTCTTATAGTTAATAGGGAAAGCATGATTGGTACAGGTCAATTGCCAAAGTTTGAGGAAGATATGTTCAAGTTAAATCAAAAAGATTATTATCTAATACCAACTGCTGAGGTACCTGTCACTAATATATATAGAAATGAAGTTTTAGATGAAGAAAGTTTACCAGTTTATATGACTGCTTATACTCCTTGCTTTAGAGCAGAAGCAGGTTCTGCTGGAAGAGATACTAGGGGATTAATTAGAAATCATCAATTTGATAAAGTAGAAATGGTTATGTATTCTACTCCAGAGGAATCTTATAAAAAACTTGAAGTATTGACTGGATTTGCAGAAGAAATATTAAAGGGTTTAGGTCTTCCTTATCGTGTGGTAGAGTTATGTACTGGTGATATTGGGTTTAGTTCTGCTAAAACATATGATTTAGAAGTATGGATGCCTAGTTACAACAGATATGTTGAAATTTCTTCATGTTCTAATTTTGAGGATTTTCAGGCAAGAAGAGCTAACATAAAATTTAGACCTAAAAATAAAGGAAAGTTAGAATTTATTCATACATTAAACGGTTCAGGATTAGCGGTTGGAAGAACTTTTGCTGCAATATTAGAAAATTATCAGCAAGAAGATGGAACTATAATAATACCAGAAGCGTTAAGACCATATATGAGAGGAATAGAAAAAATTTAA
- the sfsA gene encoding DNA/RNA nuclease SfsA — MKYSKVEEGIFIKRINRFIADIYVNGIIEKVHVKNTGRCKELFIEGRKVYLQKSDKLERKTKYSLISIYKGDKLINIDSQVPNYVVYESILSNELPEFIDLAEVKREKVYKNSRFDIYYKRKSGKEGFIEIKGVTLESEGKTLFPDAPTERGRKHVYEMIDAVDNGYEGTIFFLVQLEDAKEFEPNDNTDKKFADALRKAEKCGVKIIVYTSYVTKNTIKIKNRINYKIS; from the coding sequence ATGAAATACTCCAAAGTTGAAGAAGGCATATTTATAAAAAGAATAAACAGATTTATAGCAGATATTTATGTAAATGGAATAATTGAAAAAGTTCATGTAAAAAACACAGGAAGATGTAAAGAATTATTTATCGAAGGAAGAAAGGTATACTTGCAAAAGTCAGATAAATTAGAAAGAAAAACAAAGTATTCTCTTATTAGTATTTATAAAGGGGATAAATTAATTAATATTGATTCTCAAGTTCCAAATTACGTTGTATATGAAAGTATACTATCAAATGAATTGCCAGAGTTTATAGATTTAGCAGAAGTTAAAAGAGAGAAAGTATATAAAAATTCAAGATTTGATATTTATTATAAAAGAAAAAGTGGTAAAGAAGGATTTATAGAAATTAAAGGCGTTACGTTAGAATCAGAAGGAAAAACTTTGTTTCCTGATGCACCAACAGAAAGAGGTAGAAAACATGTTTATGAAATGATAGATGCAGTAGATAATGGATATGAAGGAACAATATTTTTTTTGGTACAATTGGAAGATGCAAAAGAATTTGAACCAAATGATAATACTGATAAAAAATTTGCAGATGCATTAAGAAAAGCAGAAAAATGTGGAGTAAAGATAATTGTATATACATCCTATGTAACTAAAAATACTATAAAAATTAAAAACAGAATAAATTATAAAATAAGCTAA
- a CDS encoding HelD family protein, producing the protein MSQYENIYNEEIDYLNEIINLLNYKLELETEELDGKKIDLIAARREMWENTTHSSSDFDKLSDLNQYLSALQSQTFSYTELAKRISKYEKMLDTPYFAKINFTEEGYDDTEKIYIGTFNLMDEETHDIKIYDWRAPISSIYYRNEPGPVEYMAPAGLIKGNLSLKRQFKITNGNMDYFFDSNINIIDEMLKEALSQNMTSKMKTIVETIQKQQDCIIRDLNNDILTVQGVAGSGKTSVALHRIAFLLYQGLNLKLRSNNIIVISPNSIFSKYISNVLPELGEESIEELTFENIFSKIYNNKLSIKSKSEQLESIICSKTEDERDFLRLYDDFKGSETFLKIIQRFIYYFEHNLIPFEDVYYNGKLIENRNLLKSLLLSGKLNMPTSKKLKILENRVMDKVYDMKKNRLKKIEKVVDNSNRHEFEVKSFSRVLLAKETTALKEKIHKFSEFNCYELYKELFKNKELFYKLSKGLSLPKDIDRIIDYTNESISDPFNIHYSDGIGLMYLKIMAEGCSLFSNIKQVIVDEAQDYYPIHYYLLKHMFREARFTIVGDINQSAEKESNLDIYDEIINIFNKQKSNKIFLTKSYRSSYEINKFCSKLLDKETDVEYFKRHEEKPKIISSTNRNTMEEKILEEIKKYKNQGFESIAIICKSRKESSELYFRLKNVVDIKLIDYISDESITGISILPVYLAKGLEFDAVIVFGTDNERYKTKYDKKLLYIACTRALHRLSLYYTGEISQLLK; encoded by the coding sequence ATGAGTCAATATGAAAATATTTATAATGAAGAAATCGACTATCTTAATGAAATAATTAATTTATTAAATTATAAATTGGAGTTAGAAACAGAAGAACTTGATGGTAAAAAGATTGATTTAATTGCTGCAAGAAGAGAGATGTGGGAAAACACAACTCATTCTTCATCAGATTTTGATAAACTCTCTGATTTAAATCAATATTTAAGTGCATTACAATCACAAACCTTTAGCTATACTGAATTAGCCAAGCGTATATCTAAGTATGAGAAAATGTTAGATACTCCTTATTTTGCTAAAATTAACTTTACTGAAGAGGGCTATGATGATACAGAAAAAATATATATAGGTACTTTCAATTTAATGGATGAAGAAACACATGATATTAAGATATATGATTGGCGCGCACCGATTTCTAGTATTTATTATAGAAATGAACCCGGACCAGTAGAATATATGGCCCCTGCTGGTTTGATCAAAGGTAATTTATCACTTAAGAGACAATTTAAAATAACTAATGGTAATATGGATTATTTTTTTGACAGCAATATTAATATCATTGATGAAATGCTTAAAGAAGCTCTTTCTCAAAATATGACTTCTAAAATGAAAACTATTGTTGAAACCATACAAAAACAACAAGATTGCATTATTCGCGATTTGAATAATGATATTCTAACAGTACAAGGAGTTGCAGGAAGTGGGAAAACTTCGGTAGCTCTTCATAGAATTGCATTTTTATTATATCAAGGTTTAAATTTGAAATTAAGGTCAAATAATATAATAGTGATTTCGCCAAATTCAATATTTTCAAAATACATTTCTAATGTTTTACCTGAACTTGGAGAAGAAAGTATTGAGGAACTTACTTTTGAAAATATTTTTTCAAAAATTTATAATAATAAATTGTCTATAAAAAGCAAAAGTGAACAACTTGAAAGTATTATTTGTTCTAAAACCGAAGATGAAAGAGATTTTTTACGTCTTTATGACGATTTCAAAGGTTCTGAAACATTTTTGAAAATCATACAAAGATTTATTTACTATTTCGAACATAATTTAATTCCTTTTGAAGATGTTTATTATAATGGAAAACTTATTGAGAATCGTAATCTATTAAAGTCTTTGCTATTAAGCGGAAAGTTAAATATGCCTACATCTAAAAAGCTAAAAATTTTAGAAAATAGGGTTATGGATAAAGTTTATGATATGAAAAAAAATCGTTTGAAAAAAATTGAAAAAGTAGTTGATAATTCTAATAGACATGAATTTGAAGTAAAATCTTTTTCTAGAGTATTATTGGCAAAAGAAACTACAGCTCTTAAAGAAAAGATTCATAAATTTTCTGAATTTAATTGTTATGAATTATATAAGGAATTGTTCAAAAATAAGGAATTATTTTACAAATTATCAAAAGGCTTATCCCTACCTAAAGATATAGATAGAATTATTGATTACACAAACGAAAGTATTTCTGATCCTTTTAATATTCATTACTCTGATGGTATTGGATTAATGTATCTAAAGATTATGGCCGAAGGATGTAGTTTATTTAGCAACATAAAACAAGTAATAGTTGATGAAGCTCAGGATTATTATCCTATTCATTATTATTTATTGAAACATATGTTCAGGGAAGCTAGGTTTACAATTGTAGGCGATATAAATCAATCAGCTGAAAAGGAATCTAATTTAGATATTTATGATGAAATAATAAATATCTTTAATAAACAAAAAAGTAATAAAATATTCTTAACTAAGAGTTATCGTAGTTCATATGAAATAAATAAATTCTGTAGTAAATTATTAGATAAAGAAACCGATGTAGAATACTTTAAAAGACATGAAGAAAAACCAAAAATTATTAGTAGTACTAATAGAAATACTATGGAAGAAAAAATATTAGAAGAAATAAAAAAATATAAAAATCAAGGGTTTGAATCAATAGCAATCATATGCAAGAGTAGAAAGGAATCCTCTGAATTATACTTTAGATTAAAAAATGTAGTTGATATAAAACTTATAGATTATATAAGTGATGAGAGTATTACTGGAATATCCATACTCCCAGTATACTTAGCAAAAGGATTGGAATTTGATGCTGTTATTGTATTTGGTACTGATAACGAAAGGTATAAGACAAAATATGATAAAAAGTTGCTGTATATCGCTTGTACTAGAGCCTTACATAGACTATCACTATACTATACAGGTGAAATATCACAACTATTAAAATAA
- a CDS encoding dihydroorotate dehydrogenase electron transfer subunit: MKVQKGIIIENKCISDNIYKLSVEYQGKIIPGQFFMLKTLDNSFLLPRPISVNDVNEKSINFLYRIEGIGTTKISTLKKNDKLQLFGPLGNGFEEDKLNGQIAVIGGGIGIAPLLYLTKILGKKADVYLGYKEKVYIDDEFKKYANSTTIVTEDGSIGEKGFVTDYVDFCKYDTVVTCGPEIMMNKIVDKCKENKVKCYVSLERRMACGMGVCLGCTVETIYGNKKACKDGPVFSSEEII, translated from the coding sequence ATGAAGGTTCAAAAAGGTATTATAATAGAAAATAAATGTATTTCAGATAATATATATAAGTTAAGCGTAGAATATCAGGGAAAAATAATTCCTGGACAATTTTTCATGCTTAAAACATTAGATAATTCATTTTTATTACCAAGGCCTATAAGTGTTAATGATGTTAATGAAAAGTCAATTAATTTTTTGTATCGAATAGAAGGAATAGGGACAACAAAAATTAGCACTCTGAAAAAAAATGATAAACTGCAGTTATTTGGGCCATTAGGAAATGGATTTGAAGAAGATAAATTAAATGGACAAATTGCAGTAATAGGTGGAGGTATTGGAATAGCTCCACTATTGTATCTAACTAAAATTTTAGGAAAAAAGGCAGACGTTTACTTAGGATATAAAGAAAAGGTATATATAGATGATGAATTTAAAAAGTACGCAAATAGTACAACAATTGTAACTGAAGATGGTAGTATAGGTGAAAAAGGATTTGTAACTGACTATGTTGATTTTTGCAAATATGATACTGTAGTAACTTGTGGTCCAGAAATTATGATGAATAAAATCGTAGATAAGTGTAAAGAAAATAAAGTTAAATGTTATGTATCATTGGAAAGAAGAATGGCTTGTGGTATGGGAGTATGTCTAGGTTGTACAGTAGAAACTATATATGGAAATAAAAAAGCATGTAAAGATGGACCTGTTTTTTCTAGTGAAGAAATAATATAA